From Micromonospora carbonacea:
GGCCCGGGAAACGGGATCCTCCGGAGAGGAGCGATCCTCCAGGACGGGCGATCCTCTGGACGCACGATCCCGCGCTGGGCCGGTGGCGGACTGAGGTGATCGACTCCATGTCGCCGACATGGTGGTATCAGCGCCGCCGGAAGGCCCCATGTCGCCGACATGGCAGTGCCGGCGCCGTCGGGAGGCCCCGCGCGTCGGGAAGGCCCCGCGCCGGGCGGGCCGGCACGCGGAAAGCCGGAAGCCCCGGTGATCCCGGGGCTTCCGGCTCAGGTCCGTGTTCGCCGCGTCAGGCGGAGAGCGAGACCACGCGCTTGGCGATCGCCGACTTGCGGTTGGCCGCCTGGTTGGAGTGGATCACGCCCTTGCTGACCGCCTTGTCCAGCTTGCGCGAGGCATCCCGCATGAGAACGGCAGCCTTCTCGGCGTCGCCAGCCTCAGCGGCCTCGTGGAACTTCCGGATGGCGGTCTTCAGCGACGACTTGACCGACTTGTTACGCAGCCGGCGCTTCTCG
This genomic window contains:
- the rpsT gene encoding 30S ribosomal protein S20; amino-acid sequence: MANIKSQIKRNRQNEKRRLRNKSVKSSLKTAIRKFHEAAEAGDAEKAAVLMRDASRKLDKAVSKGVIHSNQAANRKSAIAKRVVSLSA